A single Pirellulales bacterium DNA region contains:
- the polX gene encoding DNA polymerase/3'-5' exonuclease PolX encodes MNNAQLGAAFDEIADILEFQGANPFRVRAYRNAARTIRDLPESIAGIVADPERSLTDIEGIGTDLAEKLTTLIETGRLPMLDELRSAVPASVLLLMRIPGVGPKKAAHLHQDLGINNLDELQAACAAGKVRLLKGFGLKTEQAILAGLQVARAGQERMYWAEADVYVQAILAHLQACSAVKQLAAAGSYRRGRETVGDLDFLVVSPDADAVMEHLARFDAAAEVLARGDTKMSLRLPAGLQVDLRVVPAESFGAALQYFTGSKEHNVILRGRAKDRGLKINEYGVFDGTRSVAGRTEKEVYAALDLPVFPPELREGRREFEWADAGELPKLIELDDLRGDLHMHTVATDGTATIREMVAAAQARGLSYIAITDHSKRVTMARGLDATRLRRQWREIDKLNERLEAFHVLKGVECDILEKGGLDLPDDVLAEADWVVCSVHYGQNQPRERITARILEAIENPHVAAIAHPTGRLINRRKPYEVDLEAVIRAAHQHHKILELNANPARLDLDDVACAAAKAQGVPIVISSDAHSPDGFNVLRYGILQARRAGLTAKDVINTRTWAQLKKLLAK; translated from the coding sequence ATGAACAACGCGCAACTCGGGGCCGCCTTCGACGAGATCGCCGACATCCTGGAGTTCCAGGGGGCCAATCCGTTTCGCGTGCGGGCCTACCGCAACGCGGCCCGGACGATCCGCGATCTGCCCGAGTCGATCGCTGGGATCGTCGCCGATCCGGAGCGGAGCCTGACCGACATCGAGGGGATCGGCACCGACCTGGCCGAAAAGCTGACGACGCTGATCGAAACCGGCCGGTTGCCGATGCTCGACGAGCTGCGATCAGCCGTCCCGGCGAGCGTGCTGCTGTTGATGCGGATTCCCGGCGTGGGCCCGAAGAAGGCCGCGCACCTGCACCAGGACCTCGGCATCAATAATCTCGACGAGCTGCAAGCGGCCTGCGCGGCCGGCAAGGTCCGCTTGCTCAAGGGATTCGGCCTCAAGACCGAGCAGGCGATCCTCGCCGGTCTGCAAGTGGCCCGCGCGGGACAGGAACGAATGTATTGGGCCGAGGCCGACGTTTACGTGCAAGCCATCCTCGCCCATCTCCAGGCGTGTAGCGCCGTCAAACAGCTCGCAGCCGCGGGCAGCTATCGTCGGGGTCGCGAAACCGTGGGCGATCTCGATTTTCTCGTCGTGTCGCCCGACGCCGACGCGGTGATGGAGCACCTTGCACGGTTCGACGCCGCGGCCGAAGTGCTGGCCCGCGGCGATACGAAGATGTCGCTCAGGTTGCCGGCGGGCTTGCAGGTCGATTTGCGCGTGGTGCCGGCCGAGTCGTTCGGCGCGGCGCTGCAGTATTTCACCGGCTCGAAGGAGCACAATGTGATCCTCCGCGGCCGGGCCAAGGATCGGGGGCTGAAGATCAACGAGTACGGCGTGTTCGACGGCACGCGCTCGGTCGCGGGTCGCACGGAAAAAGAGGTTTACGCCGCGCTCGATCTGCCGGTGTTTCCCCCGGAACTACGCGAGGGGCGGCGCGAATTCGAGTGGGCCGACGCGGGCGAGCTGCCCAAGCTGATCGAGTTGGACGATCTGCGCGGCGATCTGCACATGCACACGGTCGCCACCGACGGCACGGCCACGATCCGCGAGATGGTGGCCGCCGCCCAGGCGCGAGGATTGAGCTACATCGCGATCACCGATCATTCCAAGCGGGTCACGATGGCCCGGGGGCTCGACGCGACGAGGCTGCGCCGGCAATGGCGCGAGATCGACAAGCTCAACGAGCGGCTCGAGGCGTTTCACGTGCTCAAAGGCGTCGAGTGCGACATCCTGGAAAAGGGCGGGCTCGACCTGCCGGACGACGTCCTGGCCGAGGCCGACTGGGTCGTCTGCAGCGTCCATTACGGTCAGAACCAGCCGCGAGAACGGATCACGGCGCGGATCCTCGAGGCCATCGAGAATCCGCATGTCGCAGCGATCGCGCATCCGACCGGCCGGTTGATCAATCGGCGCAAACCCTACGAGGTTGACCTCGAGGCTGTGATCCGGGCCGCTCATCAGCACCACAAGATCCTCGAGCTGAATGCCAACCCCGCGCGGCTCGACCTGGACGACGTGGCCTGTGCAGCGGCCAAGGCCCAGGGAGTTCCAATCGTCATCTCTTCCGATGCGCATAGCCCCGACGGCTTCAATGTGCTGCGCTACGGCATCTTGCAGGCCCGCCGCGCCGGCCTGACCGCAAAGGACGTGATCAACACCCGGACCTGGGCCCAGTTGAAAAAACTGCTGGCGAAATGA
- a CDS encoding tetratricopeptide repeat protein, which produces MRIAVLVFGFTCALFAATLAHPFSIYDDPLNVTENTALRPPSAAHLARFWLAPYEGLYAPVAYSCYLAVAALGGLDARWFHAANVLLHAGTAVLVLFWLRRLGISPLAAGFGALAFAVHPLQVESVAWVTETRGLLAGFFGLAALTAYVGPPSSWRGYIVASLCFALALLSKPTAAAVPLMALAIDAVVSRRPWPESARRLAPWFVAVVVLAIVTSAQQHRAELARTSPLWARPLIAFDALGHYAQKFAWPLNLGPDYGRSPYWLLQEPARWWPAAGCALVLVVVALWQAARPCWPVVLLAIAGCAPSLGLTPFVFQGHSTVADRFAYLAMAAVGLAAAQGFAAGKAPLRAALATVVVLWAALAFRQTTFWRSDVAMFTHALEVNPTSELSMNNLGIALSAAGRTAEAIAQLEHATRLDPQFADAYNNLGLARLRSGDPAAAVSDFERALALKPHDLKIRNNLGEALSGCGRWAEAGKQFAALLAVQPGFSNVQLNYARALRNLGQAAQALRHAREACRIEPGYAEAHRELGELLLLAGQLNDAAHELSEALRLAPKSLAARNSLAAAWMAAGDHRAAAREYEAILAATPGSPPRPVLNNLAWLLATSADAALRDGPRALTLAELIPAPLTARELDTLAAAYAATGDFARALSTIETALAQGDDHGDLMEMVKKRQTRYQSGQPWTEP; this is translated from the coding sequence ATGCGAATAGCCGTCTTGGTGTTTGGGTTCACTTGTGCGCTGTTTGCGGCGACGCTGGCGCATCCGTTCTCGATCTACGACGACCCGCTCAATGTCACGGAGAACACCGCGTTGCGACCGCCGTCGGCGGCGCACCTCGCCCGATTCTGGCTCGCCCCGTACGAAGGACTTTACGCCCCCGTGGCGTATAGCTGCTACCTGGCCGTCGCCGCGTTGGGGGGCCTCGATGCCCGTTGGTTTCATGCGGCCAATGTGTTGCTGCACGCGGGCACAGCGGTGCTGGTGCTGTTCTGGCTACGGCGGCTGGGGATTTCACCACTCGCGGCCGGATTCGGCGCTTTAGCATTTGCCGTCCATCCGCTTCAGGTCGAGTCGGTCGCCTGGGTGACCGAAACCCGTGGACTGCTGGCAGGGTTCTTCGGACTAGCGGCGTTGACCGCCTATGTCGGCCCGCCGTCCAGTTGGCGTGGATATATCGTCGCGTCGCTGTGCTTCGCCTTGGCACTCTTATCGAAGCCGACTGCCGCGGCCGTGCCCCTGATGGCGCTGGCGATCGACGCGGTTGTGTCGCGGCGTCCCTGGCCCGAATCGGCACGAAGACTGGCGCCGTGGTTTGTGGCCGTGGTGGTCCTGGCGATCGTGACCAGCGCGCAGCAGCATCGCGCCGAGTTGGCGCGGACTAGCCCCCTTTGGGCGCGACCTCTCATCGCGTTCGATGCACTCGGCCATTACGCGCAGAAATTCGCCTGGCCGCTGAACCTCGGACCCGATTACGGCCGCTCGCCCTACTGGCTCTTGCAAGAGCCGGCGCGCTGGTGGCCGGCGGCCGGGTGCGCATTGGTGCTGGTTGTCGTCGCGCTGTGGCAGGCGGCACGGCCGTGTTGGCCCGTCGTATTGCTCGCGATCGCCGGATGCGCGCCGTCGCTCGGGCTGACGCCGTTTGTCTTTCAGGGACATTCCACCGTGGCCGATCGCTTTGCCTATCTGGCAATGGCCGCCGTGGGGCTGGCAGCGGCGCAAGGGTTTGCCGCAGGCAAAGCACCCTTGCGCGCAGCGTTGGCGACCGTCGTCGTGCTGTGGGCGGCGCTCGCCTTTCGACAGACGACTTTTTGGCGCAGCGACGTGGCGATGTTTACCCACGCCTTGGAAGTCAACCCGACGAGCGAGCTCTCGATGAACAACCTGGGCATCGCGCTGTCCGCCGCGGGGCGTACCGCCGAGGCCATCGCCCAGCTCGAGCATGCCACGCGTCTCGATCCGCAATTCGCCGATGCCTACAACAATCTCGGCCTGGCCCGCTTGCGATCGGGCGATCCGGCGGCGGCAGTGAGCGACTTCGAGCGCGCCCTGGCCCTGAAACCGCACGACTTGAAGATCCGCAACAACCTGGGCGAGGCCTTGAGCGGCTGTGGCCGCTGGGCCGAAGCGGGCAAGCAATTCGCCGCGCTGCTGGCCGTGCAGCCGGGATTCTCGAACGTCCAGTTGAACTATGCCCGAGCGCTCAGAAACCTGGGCCAGGCGGCGCAGGCCCTACGGCACGCCCGCGAGGCCTGCCGCATCGAGCCCGGCTACGCGGAGGCACATCGCGAACTCGGCGAGTTGTTGCTGCTGGCCGGCCAGTTAAACGACGCTGCGCACGAACTGAGCGAGGCCTTGCGCCTCGCGCCGAAGAGCCTTGCGGCGCGCAACAGCCTGGCAGCTGCCTGGATGGCGGCCGGCGACCATCGGGCCGCAGCACGCGAGTACGAAGCGATTCTTGCTGCGACGCCCGGCTCGCCGCCGCGCCCGGTGTTGAACAACCTGGCCTGGCTGCTGGCGACGAGCGCCGACGCCGCATTGCGCGACGGTCCGCGGGCCCTGACGCTCGCCGAATTGATTCCCGCTCCGCTGACGGCGCGCGAACTCGACACCCTGGCGGCCGCTTATGCCGCGACCGGCGACTTTGCCCGGGCCTTGTCGACGATCGAAACCGCGCTGGCCCAAGGCGACGACCACGGCGACTTGATGGAGATGGTCAAAAAGCGGCAGACTCGCTACCAGTCCGGCCAGCCGTGGACCGAGCCTTAG
- a CDS encoding 50S ribosome-binding GTPase, with amino-acid sequence MRPSARCAMKRMERSTPRSWQPCCGRWRFYFGHCLRACRPCRARRDSAGPRAAAGRWSPAGPGDRLNGTGCFSPQIERRMAVNLTPQYHKAAEQYRRASSAADELKWLEVMLRELPKHKASEKLESDLKQKLSKARTAADAERKASKSTGQGVKIPRQGAGTVVILGGPNAGKSRLLAALTRATPEVAPYPFTTRTPLPGMMPWEDVSVQLIDTPPITTDFMEPYMQGLIRGADLAVLVVDLGADEGIEQLQDLWNRLAATKTRLARQSQLDEEDVGLSFTGTLLAPNKLDLPDAADRLALLHELLPLDLAELPISAEQGTGLDALRRALFAALDVVRVYTKLPTAKAADFEKPFTIRRGRTVLDVAELIHRDFAESFKFARVWGTGVHDGTVVKADYEPHDRDVVEIHA; translated from the coding sequence ATGAGACCCTCCGCGCGTTGTGCGATGAAAAGAATGGAGCGAAGCACCCCCCGGAGCTGGCAGCCGTGCTGCGGACGGTGGCGATTCTACTTCGGCCATTGTCTCCGCGCCTGTCGTCCGTGTCGTGCGCGGCGAGATTCTGCCGGGCCGCGCGCTGCGGCGGGCCGCTGGTCGCCTGCAGGGCCCGGCGATAGACTCAACGGAACTGGCTGCTTTTCGCCGCAAATCGAGCGTCGCATGGCCGTTAATCTCACGCCGCAGTACCACAAGGCCGCCGAGCAGTACCGCCGCGCCTCGTCGGCGGCCGACGAGCTCAAGTGGCTCGAAGTGATGCTCCGTGAGTTACCGAAGCACAAGGCCAGCGAAAAGCTCGAATCGGACCTCAAGCAGAAGCTCAGCAAGGCCCGCACGGCAGCCGACGCCGAGCGCAAAGCAAGCAAGAGTACGGGGCAGGGGGTCAAGATTCCCCGCCAGGGTGCCGGCACGGTCGTTATTTTGGGCGGACCGAACGCCGGGAAGAGCCGGCTCCTGGCCGCGCTGACGCGCGCCACGCCCGAGGTCGCACCGTACCCCTTCACTACCCGGACGCCCCTGCCGGGCATGATGCCTTGGGAAGACGTGTCGGTACAGTTGATCGACACGCCGCCGATCACGACCGATTTCATGGAGCCCTACATGCAAGGGCTCATCCGAGGCGCCGATCTGGCCGTGCTGGTGGTCGACCTCGGAGCCGATGAGGGGATCGAGCAGCTCCAAGACCTCTGGAACCGGCTCGCCGCGACCAAGACCCGGCTGGCCCGGCAATCGCAGCTCGACGAAGAGGACGTAGGGCTTTCGTTCACCGGTACGCTGCTTGCGCCCAACAAGCTCGACTTGCCCGACGCCGCCGACCGGCTGGCGCTGCTGCACGAGCTATTGCCGCTCGACCTGGCCGAGTTACCGATCTCGGCCGAACAGGGCACCGGGCTCGACGCGCTGCGCCGCGCCCTATTCGCGGCGCTCGACGTGGTGCGGGTCTATACGAAGCTGCCCACGGCCAAGGCGGCCGACTTCGAAAAGCCGTTTACCATCCGCCGGGGTCGCACGGTGCTCGACGTCGCCGAGCTGATCCATCGAGATTTCGCCGAGAGCTTCAAGTTCGCCCGCGTCTGGGGCACCGGCGTCCACGATGGCACCGTGGTCAAGGCCGACTACGAGCCGCACGACCGCGACGTAGTCGAGATTCATGCCTAG
- a CDS encoding DUF3592 domain-containing protein produces MPRPQTLLTKKRRGRRSGSPLWGALAQVLFFALLFFGGLAFLAFVVTSLVIPDWRANASFEQTECTVLKKRLAERPGEEAPRYRPEVLIEYEVQGRRYELWTYDITGTFSSDHDREQAKLDDFTIGRKYPCWYDPLAPNRAVLKRGHAWYAWVLMLLPLAMIASGGSGLGYMWFTWGTSTERRAVLAQRAAHLEIFENEASETDQYPTIPRDADLSDSAGVQLAYRLPIRQSQAWMVAATFAVTMVVNSLVAVFAVLAARSHNAGQPDWFLTLFVIPWVAIGIATFVYFVRHVLIATGMGQTVLEISGHPLVPGRHYQAWLSQTGRLKVYRLEWSLVCEEAATYRQGTNTRTTTKQVCRIELLVREDFEIRRGHPLAELREFTVPFDVMHSFQSRHNAVRWKFVVHGKLQGWPDYVREFAVVMMPPRQESL; encoded by the coding sequence TTGCCCCGACCGCAGACACTGTTGACGAAAAAACGCCGAGGGCGCCGGAGCGGCTCGCCCTTGTGGGGCGCGCTGGCCCAGGTGCTGTTTTTTGCGCTGCTGTTCTTCGGCGGCCTGGCCTTTCTGGCATTCGTGGTCACCTCGCTGGTCATTCCCGATTGGCGGGCCAACGCCAGCTTCGAGCAGACCGAATGCACGGTGCTCAAGAAACGCCTCGCCGAACGCCCTGGCGAAGAGGCACCGCGCTATCGCCCCGAGGTGTTGATCGAGTACGAGGTCCAAGGACGGCGCTATGAACTCTGGACCTACGACATCACCGGCACCTTCAGTAGCGATCATGACCGCGAACAGGCGAAACTCGACGATTTTACGATCGGCCGGAAATATCCCTGCTGGTACGACCCGCTGGCCCCCAACCGGGCCGTGCTCAAACGCGGCCATGCCTGGTACGCCTGGGTCTTGATGCTGCTGCCCCTGGCCATGATCGCCAGCGGCGGCAGCGGCCTGGGCTACATGTGGTTCACCTGGGGCACATCGACCGAGCGCCGGGCGGTGCTCGCCCAGCGGGCCGCGCATCTCGAGATCTTCGAGAACGAAGCCTCTGAAACCGACCAGTACCCGACGATCCCGCGCGACGCGGATCTCAGCGACAGCGCCGGCGTGCAGTTGGCCTATCGCCTGCCGATCCGCCAGTCGCAGGCCTGGATGGTAGCCGCCACGTTTGCGGTGACGATGGTCGTGAACTCGCTCGTGGCCGTGTTCGCCGTACTCGCCGCGCGCAGCCATAACGCCGGTCAGCCCGACTGGTTCTTGACGTTGTTCGTCATTCCCTGGGTTGCGATCGGCATTGCGACGTTCGTTTATTTCGTGCGCCATGTGTTGATTGCCACCGGTATGGGGCAGACGGTGCTCGAGATCTCGGGGCATCCGCTGGTGCCGGGCCGCCATTATCAAGCCTGGCTGTCACAGACCGGGCGCCTGAAGGTCTACCGGCTCGAGTGGTCGCTGGTGTGCGAGGAGGCGGCGACCTATCGACAAGGGACTAATACCCGGACCACCACCAAGCAGGTTTGCAGGATCGAGCTGCTCGTACGCGAGGATTTCGAAATCCGCCGCGGGCACCCGCTGGCCGAGCTGCGCGAATTCACCGTGCCGTTCGACGTGATGCACTCGTTCCAATCGCGGCATAACGCCGTGCGCTGGAAATTCGTCGTGCATGGCAAGCTGCAGGGTTGGCCCGACTATGTGCGCGAGTTTGCCGTCGTGATGATGCCGCCGCGCCAGGAGTCGCTATGA
- a CDS encoding LssY C-terminal domain-containing protein, whose amino-acid sequence MSDHPLLSPRNRRIARWAAILIAVYLSVAYLLLPLAWESYAHRHPEFDGDPRITTTGDDHPGDPLNVALVARDEELAAAMQAAGWYPAAALGLRSDLEIAGDTVLSRPDVEAPVSNLFLFGRKEDHAFEQPVGDNPRQRHHVRFWKLDRTSDDGRPVWIGAASYDLRVGLSHTTGQVTHHIDGHVDVERDHLFNNLRDAGKLQSDYYVDGFHTRRAGSNGGGDQWQTDGRLLVGVVKPAR is encoded by the coding sequence ATGTCCGATCATCCCTTGCTCTCGCCGCGCAATCGTCGGATCGCGCGCTGGGCGGCGATTTTGATTGCCGTTTATCTTTCCGTGGCCTATTTGCTGCTGCCGCTGGCCTGGGAAAGCTATGCGCACCGTCATCCGGAGTTCGACGGCGACCCACGGATCACGACGACCGGCGACGACCATCCGGGCGATCCGCTGAACGTGGCCCTCGTGGCGCGCGACGAGGAACTGGCAGCCGCGATGCAGGCGGCCGGCTGGTATCCGGCCGCTGCGCTGGGCCTGCGGAGCGATCTGGAGATCGCCGGCGACACGGTGTTGTCGCGGCCCGACGTCGAGGCCCCGGTGAGCAACCTCTTTCTGTTTGGCCGTAAGGAAGATCACGCGTTCGAGCAGCCTGTCGGTGATAACCCGCGTCAGCGCCATCACGTGCGGTTCTGGAAGCTCGATCGCACGAGCGACGATGGACGTCCGGTTTGGATCGGCGCTGCCTCGTACGATCTCCGCGTGGGACTGAGCCACACGACGGGCCAGGTCACGCATCACATTGACGGCCATGTCGACGTCGAGCGCGACCATCTGTTCAACAATCTACGAGATGCGGGCAAGCTGCAGTCCGACTATTACGTCGACGGCTTTCACACCCGGCGCGCCGGCAGCAATGGCGGCGGCGACCAATGGCAGACCGACGGCCGGTTGCTGGTGGGCGTCGTAAAGCCGGCGCGGTAG
- a CDS encoding PEP-CTERM sorting domain-containing protein, which translates to MKRCSWRNFYLACLFACLGAPQPCLAGLTMTSGIGATHAGNLVTNGSFETGAPPSGSTYYWATGSALTPFAAPPGWTTSGDSPAYASWGNDNGAPLRLQGSDVIPDGSNALYFGNGGPVLPSQGPTFHANGSVTFPSTPTMTTFFATQPVILAQTINTPANPSPYYKFSFWVSGEDAGINQVFAERGIFGLQVTNTLAGDPINYLSVPNGVNNTFGMSHLYEFVFTPLNTSLPVTIRFINWGHFDLSAYGMANFTTELVLDDVIVNAVPEPSSGLLLLLGTVSLGLAARRRSRR; encoded by the coding sequence ATGAAACGATGTTCGTGGCGGAATTTTTACTTGGCCTGCCTGTTTGCTTGCCTGGGCGCGCCACAGCCGTGTCTGGCCGGTCTCACGATGACCTCCGGAATCGGCGCCACGCACGCCGGCAATCTCGTCACCAACGGCAGCTTCGAGACCGGCGCTCCGCCGAGCGGCTCGACCTACTACTGGGCCACCGGCAGCGCGCTGACGCCCTTCGCCGCACCGCCGGGCTGGACCACCTCGGGTGACTCGCCAGCCTATGCAAGCTGGGGCAACGACAACGGGGCGCCCTTGCGCCTGCAGGGCAGCGACGTGATTCCCGACGGCTCGAACGCGCTGTACTTCGGCAACGGCGGCCCGGTGCTGCCCAGCCAAGGGCCCACGTTTCACGCCAACGGCTCGGTGACGTTTCCGTCCACGCCGACGATGACGACCTTCTTCGCCACTCAGCCGGTGATCCTCGCGCAGACCATCAACACGCCGGCCAATCCATCGCCCTATTACAAGTTCTCGTTCTGGGTCTCCGGCGAAGATGCCGGCATTAACCAGGTGTTCGCCGAGCGCGGGATCTTCGGCCTGCAGGTGACCAATACGCTCGCGGGCGATCCGATCAACTACCTCAGCGTGCCCAACGGTGTGAACAACACGTTTGGCATGTCGCACCTGTACGAATTCGTCTTTACGCCCCTCAATACGAGCCTCCCGGTGACGATCAGATTCATCAACTGGGGGCACTTCGACTTGAGCGCCTACGGCATGGCCAACTTCACCACCGAGTTGGTGCTCGACGACGTGATCGTCAACGCGGTGCCCGAGCCGAGCAGCGGATTGCTGCTGTTGCTGGGCACGGTCTCTCTGGGACTCGCCGCACGGCGCCGAAGCCGGCGTTGA